Proteins found in one Bremerella volcania genomic segment:
- a CDS encoding DUF4279 domain-containing protein — MSANHKAALRVYSSTLNVEELTALMGTAPDRTIRKGEPISKHPKDSRLHKDSICFYDMETDDPVGLHVCVESLLMLLERSKARLLAESNDLGMDILCYLEVDSARANNSCCFEHDLLQRLAVFPLNVIMNAVPLYFLITPITKPRPQTTCPPAKSPPSPRCPRT, encoded by the coding sequence ATGAGTGCGAATCACAAAGCCGCGCTGCGTGTCTATTCAAGCACTTTGAATGTCGAAGAACTGACGGCATTGATGGGCACCGCACCTGACAGGACGATCCGCAAGGGCGAGCCCATCAGCAAACACCCGAAAGATAGTCGCCTGCACAAGGACTCGATCTGTTTCTACGACATGGAGACCGACGACCCGGTTGGGCTTCATGTGTGCGTGGAAAGCCTGCTGATGCTTCTAGAGCGATCGAAAGCACGTTTGCTCGCCGAATCGAACGACCTCGGCATGGATATCTTGTGTTACTTGGAGGTAGATTCTGCCCGCGCTAACAACTCGTGTTGCTTTGAACACGATCTCTTGCAGCGACTGGCGGTCTTTCCTTTAAATGTGATAATGAACGCCGTGCCATTGTATTTCCTCATCACACCCATCACGAAACCGCGACCCCAAACAACTTGCCCACCAGCGAAGTCACCACCATCGCCACGATGCCCCAGAACGTAA
- a CDS encoding c-type cytochrome domain-containing protein: MKPGLLPAIPPSPTWQQTINQEASMYVRILLGISLSLTLSSLVNADKLIDFRRDVQPVLEVRCLECHGPDKAKNDFRVDDPEMMSYYVEPGDLESSTLWSDYLITDDPELKMPPANSTHHEGMTAAELATIKLWIEEGAEHDWSVPDTKTETEVVEAATPVSELSMPYKVWLFQGLFHPAMTHLPVGLLSISLVFLVLSKFAGSSFESAAFHCLWVGALGACVACVSGWSYATHEGYGMSFSFASDIDRHRWLGVILAIGSLALIPVAYKAVKSEEGSGKMKLGWFLGALLVAMCVSIVGFQGGELVYGEGHYEKEFDHLFLTDNTPAATDAKAVEVEEVVETESSE; encoded by the coding sequence ATGAAGCCAGGACTGTTGCCAGCCATCCCACCTTCCCCAACATGGCAGCAAACCATCAATCAGGAAGCCTCGATGTACGTTCGCATATTACTTGGAATTTCGCTTAGTCTGACTCTTTCGAGTCTCGTCAACGCCGACAAGCTCATCGACTTTCGTCGCGATGTGCAGCCGGTGTTGGAGGTTCGCTGCCTGGAGTGCCACGGTCCGGACAAGGCGAAGAACGATTTTCGAGTCGACGATCCCGAAATGATGAGCTACTACGTCGAGCCAGGCGACCTGGAGTCAAGCACCCTTTGGAGCGACTATCTCATCACCGACGATCCCGAACTGAAGATGCCTCCGGCCAACTCAACCCATCACGAAGGGATGACCGCCGCGGAGCTTGCCACCATCAAACTGTGGATTGAGGAAGGGGCCGAGCACGACTGGTCGGTCCCCGATACCAAAACCGAAACGGAAGTCGTCGAAGCCGCCACGCCTGTTTCCGAGCTTAGCATGCCGTACAAAGTGTGGCTCTTCCAAGGGCTGTTCCATCCGGCGATGACGCACTTGCCGGTCGGTCTGCTGTCGATCTCGCTCGTCTTTCTCGTGCTGTCGAAGTTCGCCGGCTCGTCCTTCGAGTCGGCTGCATTTCATTGCCTGTGGGTCGGTGCCTTGGGTGCCTGCGTGGCCTGCGTGTCAGGCTGGTCGTATGCGACTCACGAAGGGTACGGCATGAGCTTTTCCTTTGCGAGCGACATCGACCGTCACCGCTGGCTGGGGGTCATCCTGGCGATCGGATCGCTGGCCCTCATCCCCGTCGCCTATAAAGCCGTGAAAAGCGAAGAGGGGAGTGGCAAGATGAAGCTGGGCTGGTTCCTGGGTGCCCTGTTGGTCGCCATGTGCGTTTCGATCGTCGGCTTCCAAGGGGGTGAACTCGTCTACGGCGAAGGTCACTACGAAAAGGAATTCGACCATCTCTTCCTCACCGACAACACCCCGGCAGCAACCGATGCCAAAGCCGTGGAAGTCGAAGAGGTCGTGGAAACCGAATCGTCCGAGTAA
- a CDS encoding polysaccharide pyruvyl transferase family protein, protein MQRRTFLHASGFAALGLALRSSLGEEGKRPPRILLRSSWQTVNIGDIAHTPGVLRILKQHLPEAEVTLWPSSVDNGVDQLLLREFPGLKIAKKGSPELAQAFEECDFLLHGSGASIVAQNDLIQWHEKTGKPYGIYGITFPRKKSSSTSAESDDALQRAVDVLSNASFVYFRDSKSLELAKSLGAKSPVMEFGPDGAFACDLRDADLAEAFLSKHGLETGKFLCCIPRLRYTPYWTIKEGRAFDAQKHARNEALKEHDHAPLREAIIEVVNNTDLKVLVCPEDRTQMAVGKEMIVDKLPADVRKRVAWRPDYWLTGEAVSVYVRSAGLFGNEMHSPIMCIGHGVPAVVCRWEEQTTKGFMWEDIGLGEWLFDHDSAEDQQRIAATVLDIAQNPEKAKAKAAKAKAFVEQRQLETMKTLKQVLS, encoded by the coding sequence ATGCAACGACGTACGTTTCTTCACGCTTCTGGTTTCGCGGCTCTCGGTCTTGCACTTCGCTCCAGCTTGGGGGAGGAAGGGAAGCGTCCGCCGCGGATTTTGTTGCGATCGTCGTGGCAGACGGTCAACATCGGCGACATCGCCCACACGCCGGGCGTGCTGCGGATTTTGAAGCAGCATCTGCCGGAAGCGGAGGTCACGCTATGGCCGTCGAGCGTCGACAACGGCGTCGACCAACTGCTGCTGCGCGAGTTCCCCGGCTTGAAGATCGCCAAGAAGGGGAGCCCTGAACTCGCCCAGGCATTCGAGGAGTGCGACTTTCTGCTGCACGGATCGGGGGCGTCGATCGTCGCTCAGAACGATTTGATTCAGTGGCACGAAAAGACCGGCAAGCCCTACGGCATTTACGGGATCACCTTCCCGCGGAAGAAGTCTTCGTCGACTTCGGCTGAAAGCGACGATGCCCTGCAGCGAGCGGTCGACGTGCTCAGCAACGCGAGCTTCGTTTACTTCCGCGATAGTAAATCGTTGGAGCTGGCCAAGAGCCTGGGTGCCAAGTCGCCGGTGATGGAGTTCGGGCCGGACGGCGCGTTTGCCTGTGACCTGCGCGATGCCGATCTCGCGGAAGCGTTCCTGTCGAAGCACGGTCTCGAAACGGGCAAATTTCTGTGCTGCATTCCGCGGCTGCGTTATACGCCTTATTGGACGATCAAAGAGGGGAGGGCGTTCGATGCGCAGAAACATGCTCGCAACGAAGCGTTGAAGGAGCACGATCACGCTCCGCTGCGGGAAGCGATTATCGAGGTGGTGAACAACACCGACCTGAAGGTGCTGGTCTGTCCCGAGGATCGTACGCAGATGGCGGTCGGCAAGGAGATGATCGTCGACAAGCTGCCGGCCGATGTGCGGAAGCGCGTGGCGTGGCGGCCTGACTATTGGCTCACCGGCGAGGCGGTCAGCGTTTACGTTCGCAGTGCAGGCCTGTTCGGCAACGAGATGCATTCGCCGATCATGTGCATCGGCCACGGCGTTCCGGCGGTCGTGTGCCGCTGGGAAGAGCAGACGACCAAGGGCTTCATGTGGGAAGACATCGGCCTGGGCGAGTGGCTGTTCGATCATGACTCGGCCGAAGACCAACAGCGGATCGCTGCGACCGTGCTCGACATCGCCCAGAATCCCGAGAAAGCAAAAGCGAAGGCCGCCAAGGCCAAAGCATTCGTCGAGCAGCGTCAATTGGAAACGATGAAGACGCTCAAGCAGGTGCTTAGTTGA
- a CDS encoding patatin-like phospholipase family protein, with protein sequence MSQQRNDSLRQQLADFFNISSGCRFSIGALILLLMIVPVSRFALPLLMENGLLIDNFSQAILASFAWYVTTALLILQVRIALAHGPERFTWWNQISGEPSEREPRELNDLMEASRRRGAGWPGWLWLLWIFLPMPALTMVADLNLRVNTAVITAEELYSGFIVGGLIATVVLLLLSFLRKYILPGVVPLRGIFPFECLLHQQDNLLNDPNEVANLPKGIAVMLARIGMVRGPGYSIKDPNGVERPLAGHLELALLLLLLLVMTFALGIFDHVIFPGSNLAKVIPTLGHFALVVAILSTFASGMAFWLDRFRVSTLLAASAFALALFLSRDYEFQVEMARWQSPTLVEAIEAKKIPASRSNDPRQHDQRTLIVVTAPGGGIHAAAWSAEVLTRLDERWPDTFRQSLGMISSVSGGSVGSMYYMDAISSPQIEVTMEEVRERAKLSCLEPIFFAATFHDLLPLTPYDRGTAIERFWDFTLRSGERGSPSLSDWGIQAQSGQMPVMVFNATDVKSGRRVLLASTSIRDDSQETHSHGMVCNTHTCAFDLRQNDLDMNVATAVRLSASFPYVTPISRPVHGEGGKQVMPPVRIGDGAYADNDGIMTALESVSQLIDRFSTLPPSQRPFDRILLINIDNYGTSAGHPEIEGSGGQVEALSYATIGPLLGLSNVRGASQAERGRLEVGLLQDRTLTEQEVMWVIRQMSRRGDRRGPRDQDPPEFASNSSISMQAQRSAWQRMSRFSEAPLTTPTSSQHTGAMPGDHADHHETFGSQRGKGPALYPIQFKVVSIPYRGDSDPPLSWKLSSDQMRTYSEAWQLLDDEASAWTVSTDQDWDDLEVVPPLKVIEQWLGPPGKEAANWTIAGRPAASQVR encoded by the coding sequence ATGTCCCAACAGCGGAACGATTCGTTGCGGCAGCAGCTAGCCGACTTTTTCAATATCTCGAGCGGTTGCCGCTTTTCGATTGGGGCGTTGATCTTGTTGCTGATGATCGTTCCGGTGTCGCGGTTTGCGCTGCCACTGCTCATGGAAAACGGCCTGCTGATCGACAACTTCTCGCAGGCTATCTTAGCCTCGTTTGCCTGGTACGTGACGACGGCACTGCTCATCCTGCAGGTCCGCATCGCGCTGGCGCACGGGCCCGAGCGTTTCACGTGGTGGAATCAAATCTCCGGCGAACCTTCCGAGCGCGAGCCGCGCGAACTGAACGACCTGATGGAAGCATCGCGCCGCCGCGGGGCAGGGTGGCCAGGCTGGCTGTGGCTGCTGTGGATCTTTCTGCCCATGCCGGCGCTGACGATGGTGGCCGACTTGAACCTGCGGGTGAACACGGCGGTGATCACCGCCGAAGAACTCTACAGCGGATTCATTGTCGGAGGGCTCATCGCGACGGTGGTACTGTTGCTGTTGAGCTTTCTTCGGAAGTACATCCTCCCTGGCGTCGTGCCGCTGAGAGGGATCTTCCCATTCGAGTGTTTGCTTCACCAGCAAGACAACCTATTGAACGATCCGAACGAGGTCGCCAATCTGCCCAAGGGGATCGCCGTGATGCTGGCCCGCATTGGGATGGTTCGCGGGCCAGGCTACTCGATCAAAGATCCTAACGGAGTCGAACGTCCGCTGGCCGGTCACCTGGAGTTGGCTCTCTTGCTGCTCCTGCTGTTGGTGATGACCTTCGCGCTGGGGATTTTCGATCACGTCATATTTCCCGGCAGCAACCTGGCCAAGGTGATTCCGACGCTGGGGCACTTCGCATTGGTCGTTGCCATCCTTTCGACGTTTGCTTCCGGTATGGCGTTCTGGTTGGATCGTTTTCGCGTTTCGACGTTGCTGGCCGCGTCTGCGTTTGCGCTGGCTTTGTTTTTGTCGCGCGACTACGAGTTTCAAGTCGAAATGGCTCGCTGGCAGAGCCCGACGCTGGTCGAAGCGATCGAGGCGAAGAAAATTCCTGCCAGCCGATCGAACGATCCGCGGCAGCATGACCAGCGGACGCTGATTGTCGTGACGGCGCCTGGGGGTGGCATCCACGCGGCGGCCTGGTCGGCGGAAGTGTTGACGCGTTTGGACGAACGCTGGCCCGATACGTTTCGACAATCGCTGGGGATGATCAGTTCGGTCTCCGGCGGAAGCGTCGGTTCGATGTATTACATGGACGCGATCAGTTCGCCTCAGATCGAGGTCACGATGGAAGAAGTACGCGAGCGAGCCAAGCTTTCGTGCTTGGAGCCGATCTTCTTCGCGGCCACGTTTCATGATCTGTTGCCACTGACTCCGTACGATCGCGGCACGGCCATCGAACGTTTCTGGGATTTCACGCTCCGCTCTGGCGAACGAGGTTCACCCAGCTTGAGCGATTGGGGCATCCAGGCCCAGAGTGGTCAAATGCCGGTGATGGTGTTCAACGCGACCGACGTGAAGTCAGGCCGACGCGTGCTGTTGGCATCGACCTCCATTCGAGACGATTCACAGGAAACGCATTCGCATGGCATGGTCTGCAACACGCATACGTGCGCGTTCGATCTGCGTCAGAACGATCTGGATATGAACGTCGCGACGGCCGTTCGCCTGTCGGCTTCGTTTCCTTACGTCACCCCGATCAGTCGGCCGGTGCATGGTGAAGGAGGGAAACAAGTCATGCCGCCGGTGCGAATCGGCGACGGTGCCTACGCCGACAACGACGGGATCATGACGGCGCTGGAGTCGGTCAGCCAGTTGATCGATCGGTTCAGCACGCTTCCGCCGAGCCAACGACCGTTCGATCGTATTCTGCTGATCAACATCGACAACTACGGCACCAGTGCCGGTCATCCTGAAATAGAGGGATCAGGCGGGCAAGTCGAAGCGTTGAGCTACGCGACCATTGGTCCCTTGTTGGGGCTCAGTAACGTCCGTGGTGCATCGCAGGCCGAGCGTGGCCGGTTGGAAGTCGGTTTGCTTCAAGATCGAACGCTGACCGAGCAAGAAGTGATGTGGGTCATCCGCCAGATGTCACGCAGGGGAGATCGTCGTGGACCGCGCGATCAGGACCCACCCGAGTTCGCCAGCAACTCGAGCATCAGCATGCAGGCCCAGCGTAGTGCATGGCAGCGTATGTCGCGCTTCAGCGAAGCCCCCCTGACCACGCCAACCAGCAGCCAGCACACGGGAGCTATGCCAGGGGATCATGCGGATCACCACGAAACGTTTGGCTCGCAGCGCGGTAAGGGGCCAGCCCTGTATCCGATTCAGTTCAAGGTCGTATCGATTCCGTATCGAGGGGACAGCGATCCGCCCCTTTCGTGGAAGCTGAGTAGTGATCAGATGCGAACTTACAGTGAAGCCTGGCAGCTACTCGATGACGAAGCCAGTGCATGGACCGTCAGTACTGATCAAGATTGGGACGACCTGGAAGTGGTGCCGCCGCTGAAAGTGATCGAGCAGTGGTTGGGCCCACCCGGCAAAGAAGCCGCCAACTGGACCATCGCCGGTCGACCGGCCGCCTCGCAAGTGAGGTAG
- a CDS encoding VOC family protein: MQVKRIVANTQTPEPDKAKAFYGDLLGLDLLMDMGFIQTYGSAEKMTVQISFAQEGGGGTAVPDLSIEVGDLDEAIAKFEEAQIPFEYGPVTEPWGVRRFYVRDPFGKLVNILQHG, encoded by the coding sequence ATGCAAGTCAAAAGAATCGTCGCCAACACCCAAACGCCTGAGCCTGACAAAGCGAAAGCATTTTACGGCGATCTATTAGGATTGGATCTATTGATGGATATGGGCTTCATCCAGACGTACGGCTCGGCGGAAAAGATGACCGTTCAGATCAGTTTCGCCCAGGAAGGTGGCGGTGGAACAGCCGTTCCCGATCTTTCGATTGAAGTGGGTGACCTGGACGAGGCGATCGCGAAATTCGAGGAAGCGCAGATCCCTTTCGAATACGGACCGGTGACTGAACCATGGGGTGTGCGCCGATTCTACGTTCGCGATCCTTTCGGAAAGCTCGTGAACATCTTGCAGCACGGTTGA
- a CDS encoding ABC transporter ATP-binding protein, producing MSDSIIEVHDLHKTYREGLFARKQVNALRGVTLEVPRGCIFGLLGPNGAGKTTLIKVMLGLVKRSSGSGNLLGRPLGDRMGRMKVGYLPEHHRFPRHLTGNAAMVYYGGLSGLSRREVLHKRPELLERVGLSKWGQTPVHKYSKGMQQRLGIAQALLHNPELLILDEPTDGVDPVGRADVRKLLKELQQEGTTIFLNSHQLQEIELVCDQAAILAAGRVQKLGTIEEITKHPNARIEFVLQGSLDDMQYALNFAETEPWQTDGDHLARVIVSAEDQNELNRCVDALRQKNIDILEMRRLRTTLEDAFLNIVSAETVE from the coding sequence ATGTCTGACTCCATCATCGAAGTGCACGATCTTCACAAGACGTATCGTGAAGGTCTTTTCGCCCGCAAACAGGTCAACGCGCTGCGCGGGGTAACGCTCGAAGTTCCGCGTGGCTGCATCTTCGGATTGCTCGGCCCCAATGGAGCCGGCAAGACCACGCTCATCAAGGTAATGCTCGGGCTGGTGAAGCGATCCTCAGGCAGCGGCAACCTGTTGGGTCGCCCTTTGGGTGATCGTATGGGACGCATGAAGGTCGGCTACCTGCCAGAGCACCATCGCTTTCCGCGCCACCTGACCGGCAACGCCGCGATGGTTTACTACGGCGGCCTGAGCGGATTGAGCCGGCGGGAAGTACTGCACAAGCGACCAGAACTGTTAGAACGCGTCGGCCTATCGAAATGGGGACAGACGCCGGTTCATAAATACTCGAAAGGAATGCAGCAGCGGCTCGGCATCGCCCAGGCGCTGTTGCACAATCCGGAACTGTTGATCTTGGACGAGCCGACCGACGGGGTCGATCCGGTGGGCCGCGCCGACGTTCGGAAGCTGCTCAAGGAACTTCAGCAGGAAGGGACGACCATCTTTCTGAACAGCCACCAGCTGCAAGAGATTGAACTGGTCTGCGATCAGGCCGCAATCCTCGCTGCCGGTCGCGTTCAGAAGTTGGGGACGATTGAAGAGATCACCAAGCATCCCAATGCCCGCATCGAGTTCGTCCTGCAAGGTTCGCTCGACGACATGCAGTACGCGTTGAACTTCGCCGAGACCGAGCCGTGGCAGACCGATGGCGATCACCTGGCCCGCGTGATCGTTTCGGCCGAAGATCAAAACGAACTGAATCGCTGCGTCGATGCGTTGCGACAAAAGAACATCGACATCTTAGAAATGCGACGGCTTCGCACGACCCTGGAAGATGCCTTCTTGAACATCGTCTCTGCCGAAACGGTCGAGTAA
- a CDS encoding VIT1/CCC1 transporter family protein, with the protein MPKPEQHRHDRIGWLRAAVLGANDGILSVGSILVGVASAQSDHPSVLLAGVAGLTAGALSMAAGEFVSVSSQSDTEAADRARETAEHQEDPEGELQELTNIYIDRGLSPELAHQVALQLTEHDALGTHLRDELGMSETHAARPLQAAFSSAAAFGIGGTFPVVATLFSPASWIAWIVACTTIAGLAILGSLSAWAGGSPIWKGTARVTFWGIVAMVVTSLVGKLFGVAVS; encoded by the coding sequence ATGCCCAAACCCGAACAACATCGCCACGATCGCATTGGCTGGCTTCGTGCGGCCGTTTTGGGAGCCAATGATGGCATCCTTTCCGTTGGCAGCATTCTTGTCGGTGTTGCCTCGGCGCAGTCGGATCATCCCTCGGTGCTGCTGGCCGGTGTCGCAGGACTGACAGCCGGGGCCTTGTCGATGGCTGCTGGCGAGTTCGTCTCGGTCAGTTCGCAGTCCGACACAGAAGCAGCCGATAGGGCACGCGAGACCGCCGAACATCAGGAAGACCCTGAAGGGGAACTCCAGGAACTGACCAACATCTACATCGACCGAGGCCTCAGCCCCGAGTTGGCCCACCAGGTCGCCCTGCAGTTGACCGAGCATGATGCCCTGGGAACGCATCTACGCGACGAACTCGGCATGTCGGAAACTCACGCTGCCCGGCCGCTGCAAGCGGCGTTCTCATCGGCCGCGGCCTTTGGCATCGGGGGCACCTTCCCTGTCGTAGCCACGCTCTTCTCGCCGGCGTCGTGGATTGCCTGGATCGTCGCGTGTACCACGATCGCCGGCCTGGCCATTCTCGGAAGCCTGTCAGCCTGGGCCGGAGGTTCACCGATCTGGAAAGGCACCGCCCGGGTTACGTTCTGGGGCATCGTGGCGATGGTGGTGACTTCGCTGGTGGGCAAGTTGTTTGGGGTCGCGGTTTCGTGA